One genomic window of Xanthobacter dioxanivorans includes the following:
- a CDS encoding serine hydrolase domain-containing protein: MEDTSIRIEGTCSPEFAAVRAAFEENFRRRGELGAAVCVYKDGQKAVDLWGGHTDTEKTQPWRPDTIVIMNSVAKSMTALCTHVLIDRGLVDFDAPVADYWPEFAQAGKEKVLVRHVLSHTDGVIFCDAAPPGSWFDWATHIKALEVQAPAWEPGTKGAYNSINIGFLLGEIIRRVTDKSVGTFLREAITEPLEADYHIGLRPDEIARVSDMHRNPNNGFFAVAQDPSTPLGRAFRSAPPIGYFQNCREIREIEVPSFGGHGNARAVARIYAALAGDGMVDGVRILSPQAVERASALVWEDDCIMTQRRLRMGYGFMHNEPETAPMGPNLAAFGHTGTGGAFAWCDRERNLAFAYCPNFQREGPGIGPRGAAVAVAAGGGAPPSWLA, translated from the coding sequence GTGGAAGATACCAGCATCCGCATCGAGGGCACGTGCAGCCCGGAATTTGCCGCCGTGCGCGCCGCATTCGAGGAGAACTTCCGCCGTCGCGGCGAACTCGGCGCGGCGGTGTGCGTCTACAAGGACGGGCAGAAGGCGGTGGACCTGTGGGGCGGCCACACGGACACGGAAAAAACGCAGCCGTGGCGCCCCGACACCATCGTCATCATGAACTCGGTGGCCAAGAGTATGACCGCCCTGTGTACGCACGTGCTCATCGACCGCGGGCTCGTCGACTTCGATGCACCCGTCGCCGATTACTGGCCCGAATTCGCCCAGGCCGGCAAGGAGAAGGTGCTGGTGCGGCACGTCCTGTCGCACACGGACGGGGTCATCTTCTGTGATGCTGCGCCGCCCGGATCGTGGTTCGACTGGGCCACCCACATCAAGGCGCTGGAGGTGCAGGCGCCGGCCTGGGAGCCGGGCACGAAGGGCGCCTACAACTCGATCAATATCGGCTTCCTGCTGGGCGAGATCATCCGCCGCGTCACGGACAAGAGCGTCGGGACCTTCCTGCGCGAGGCGATCACAGAGCCGCTCGAGGCTGATTATCACATCGGCCTCAGGCCGGACGAGATCGCCCGCGTCAGCGACATGCACCGCAATCCGAACAACGGCTTCTTCGCCGTGGCGCAGGATCCCTCGACGCCCCTCGGCCGGGCGTTCAGGTCGGCGCCGCCCATCGGCTACTTCCAGAACTGCCGCGAGATCCGCGAGATCGAGGTGCCGTCCTTCGGCGGTCACGGCAATGCCCGGGCGGTGGCGCGCATCTATGCCGCCCTTGCCGGCGACGGCATGGTGGACGGCGTGCGCATCCTCTCGCCGCAGGCGGTGGAGCGGGCGTCGGCGCTGGTCTGGGAGGACGACTGCATCATGACCCAGCGGCGCCTGCGCATGGGCTACGGCTTCATGCACAACGAGCCGGAGACCGCGCCCATGGGCCCCAACCTGGCGGCGTTCGGCCATACCGGCACCGGCGGAGCCTTCGCCTGGTGTGACCGCGAGCGCAACCTCGCCTTTGCCTACTGCCCGAACTTCCAGCGCGAGGGGCCCGGCATCGGCCCGCGCGGGGCAGCGGTTGCCGTCGCCGCCGGCGGTGGTGCCCCGCCGAGCTGGCTGGCCTAG
- a CDS encoding ornithine cyclodeaminase family protein: MTAPLFLSEADVRALVGVDDAIRALDACFSAPAESIAVIPRQRAPLPGGPFQIMAATYAPRVFGLKAYCGAPQGTFYNVLLYSYADRRLLALVEANLLSQIRTGAATGLATRLMARADARSLGIIGTGKQAFWQVAAIAVVRPVSEVRVYGRDRERRIAFARRIEAELGIAARPVESAEACVRGADVVVTITNAREPVCLSHWVAEGTHVNAAGANAADRREVDGDLVTRAALRVTDDLAQARVEAAEFRDLADAGALDWADVRTLSDLLRVPHERAPQDITLFKSLGVAIEDVALAEVVYARALAEGRGRAITSGCAATKSGETP; this comes from the coding sequence ATGACCGCGCCCTTGTTCCTCAGCGAAGCCGATGTCCGGGCGCTGGTGGGCGTCGACGACGCAATCCGCGCCCTCGACGCCTGCTTCAGCGCCCCGGCGGAGAGCATCGCCGTCATCCCCCGCCAGCGCGCGCCCCTGCCGGGCGGGCCGTTCCAGATCATGGCCGCCACCTATGCGCCGCGGGTGTTCGGGCTGAAGGCCTATTGCGGCGCGCCGCAGGGCACCTTCTACAACGTCCTGCTTTATTCCTATGCCGACCGCCGTCTCCTGGCGCTGGTCGAGGCGAACCTGCTCAGCCAGATCCGCACCGGCGCCGCGACCGGTCTTGCGACGCGCCTCATGGCGCGGGCCGACGCCCGCAGCCTCGGCATCATCGGCACGGGGAAGCAGGCCTTCTGGCAGGTCGCCGCCATCGCCGTGGTACGGCCCGTGAGCGAGGTGCGGGTGTACGGCCGTGACCGTGAGCGGCGCATCGCGTTCGCGCGGCGCATCGAGGCCGAGCTCGGCATCGCCGCCCGCCCGGTTGAAAGCGCCGAGGCGTGCGTGCGGGGGGCGGACGTGGTCGTCACCATCACCAATGCGAGGGAGCCGGTGTGCCTGTCGCACTGGGTCGCCGAGGGCACCCACGTGAATGCCGCCGGCGCCAATGCCGCCGACCGGCGGGAGGTGGATGGCGACCTGGTGACGCGCGCCGCGCTCCGCGTCACCGACGATCTCGCCCAGGCGCGCGTGGAGGCGGCGGAGTTCCGCGACCTCGCCGATGCCGGAGCCCTGGACTGGGCCGACGTGCGCACCCTTTCGGACCTCCTGCGCGTGCCCCACGAGCGAGCGCCGCAGGACATCACCCTGTTCAAGTCCCTCGGCGTCGCCATCGAGGACGTGGCGCTGGCCGAGGTCGTCTATGCGCGGGCGCTCGCCGAAGGGCGGGGCCGCGCGATCACAAGCGGCTGCGCCGCGACCAAGTCTGGAGAAACGCCATGA
- a CDS encoding ABC transporter ATP-binding protein: MALRLANISKSFEALKVIDNINIEVGDDEFLVLLGPSGCGKSTILRMIAGLETVSSGEIHLAGNRVDHLPPSERDMAFVFQSYALYPHMSVRRNIAFPLIMRQHRWWFHLPVVGAIAKRRIENSPQVREKVERTAEMLALTKMLDRYPRTLSGGQRQRVALGRAMVRQPAAFLMDEPLSNLDAKLRTAMRAEIIQLHQRVGGDFVYVTHDQIEAMTMGTRIALLKDGALQQFGTPREIYERPANTYVARFIGTPPMNLIEAEVAGGAVKVGPVSLPLPVGAEHPASGPVWLGLRPNVLRLTAPSMAGTLAGTISLVEHIGAESLVGVTLAGVKTAHDDDGALTREVMLTLPGYTEHRPGDTIGIACDLAAFSLFDRTSGVRVGGNVTRA; this comes from the coding sequence ATGGCGCTCAGGCTCGCGAATATCTCCAAGTCGTTCGAGGCCCTCAAGGTCATCGACAACATCAACATCGAGGTGGGCGACGACGAATTCCTGGTGCTGCTCGGCCCCTCCGGCTGCGGCAAGTCCACCATCCTGCGCATGATCGCGGGGCTCGAAACCGTGTCGAGCGGGGAGATCCACCTCGCCGGCAACCGGGTGGACCACCTGCCGCCGAGCGAGCGGGACATGGCCTTCGTGTTCCAGTCCTATGCCCTCTATCCGCACATGAGCGTACGGCGGAACATCGCTTTCCCGCTGATCATGCGCCAGCACCGCTGGTGGTTCCACCTGCCGGTGGTGGGCGCCATCGCCAAGCGGCGCATCGAGAACAGCCCGCAGGTCCGCGAGAAAGTGGAGCGCACCGCGGAGATGCTGGCGCTCACCAAGATGCTCGACCGCTATCCGCGCACCCTTTCCGGCGGCCAGCGCCAGCGCGTGGCCCTCGGGCGCGCCATGGTGCGCCAACCCGCCGCCTTCCTCATGGACGAGCCGCTCTCCAACCTCGACGCCAAGCTGCGCACGGCCATGCGGGCCGAGATCATCCAGTTGCACCAGCGGGTGGGGGGCGACTTCGTCTATGTCACCCACGACCAGATCGAGGCGATGACCATGGGCACGCGCATCGCCCTCCTCAAGGACGGCGCGCTCCAGCAGTTCGGTACTCCGCGCGAGATCTACGAACGGCCGGCCAACACCTATGTGGCCCGCTTCATCGGCACCCCACCCATGAACCTGATCGAAGCGGAGGTGGCCGGTGGCGCGGTGAAGGTGGGTCCGGTGTCCCTCCCCCTTCCCGTCGGCGCGGAGCATCCCGCCTCCGGCCCGGTCTGGCTCGGGCTTCGCCCCAACGTGCTGCGGCTCACGGCACCGAGCATGGCCGGCACCCTCGCGGGCACCATCTCCCTGGTCGAGCATATCGGTGCGGAATCGCTGGTGGGGGTGACGCTCGCCGGCGTCAAGACCGCCCACGACGACGACGGCGCGCTGACCCGCGAGGTGATGCTGACCCTGCCCGGCTACACCGAGCATCGGCCGGGCGACACCATCGGCATCGCCTGCGACCTCGCCGCCTTTTCGCTGTTCGATCGGACCAGCGGCGTGCGGGTCGGCGGGAATGTGACCCGCGCCTGA